Within Alkalidesulfovibrio alkalitolerans DSM 16529, the genomic segment CGCCGCATATTGCCGTATCGTGCGGGCATGAAAAAGAATTACAATCCCCCCCCTCAAATTTTCGATGCCGCGTTCCTCTTGATTGTGGCTGCCGAGGGTGGCGAGAAGGTCTCGGACGACCCTCGCGACCCCGGCGGCCTGACCAAGTGGGGCATTTGCCAGCGCTCGTATCCCGATCTCGACATCCGCGCCCTGACCGAATCTGACGCGCGCGAGATTTACAGGCGGGATTATTGGGATGCCTGCAAGTGCGACGAGCTTCCCTGGCCCCTTTCCCTCTACGTC encodes:
- a CDS encoding glycoside hydrolase family 108 protein, with the translated sequence MKKNYNPPPQIFDAAFLLIVAAEGGEKVSDDPRDPGGLTKWGICQRSYPDLDIRALTESDAREIYRRDYWDACKCDELPWPLSLYVFDAAINQGVSAAARMLQEAADVTVDGKIGPKTLAAAKSHPEWRAVRFMALRAMRYSQTKNFDRFGMGWLTRIFALAQEV